A genomic window from Microscilla marina ATCC 23134 includes:
- a CDS encoding tetratricopeptide repeat protein has protein sequence MNIQAFYKLIVLGMALVLLSLCQVSAQGGKSSVGRKDVETDFYFTEGMKFYILGKYDTALENFEKAADIKTKNAGIQYKIATCHFKLKQLGKAENHAQSALKFDENNKYHYELLAEIYKAQFKYKAATKVYKKLMNNIKGAASYNYHLAELHLLQKDYDEAIEAYETLEKSFGLSEDVIYAKQKIYLQQGKFNKAIEEGKKLVSFAPEETRYVVALAELLVTNNKLNEALPLLEEIEKQKKDTDPRVYLLLASIYKSKGEEAKAINQLKRAFADPEINGDEKVKLLVQYAQQGDKIKVSNELVLLAKTVVEMHPEQAQANTIYADMLAVQGKKKEALKYYIKAARKDNSVLQVWTQVLVLESDLNMMDSLVVHSEEALETFPNYALFWLYNGTALLSTNQFEEASGALEEGKRLSFNNKDLLNEFNARLGDAYNGLKQYEKSFGYYEEVLKQNANHAYTLNNYSYFLALRKQNLDKAKKMAARLVKNNPNDATYLDTYGWVLYVAKDYKNAQKYLEKSLEKSPEGTTYEHYGDVLFKLGNTAKAIEQWQKAKELGGTSQFIDKKIADKKLYE, from the coding sequence ATGAACATTCAAGCTTTTTATAAACTTATTGTATTGGGTATGGCACTCGTGCTCCTGAGCTTGTGCCAGGTAAGTGCACAAGGGGGCAAATCATCAGTAGGACGCAAAGATGTAGAAACCGATTTTTACTTTACCGAAGGTATGAAGTTTTATATCTTAGGCAAGTACGATACTGCATTAGAAAACTTTGAAAAGGCAGCTGACATCAAAACCAAAAATGCGGGTATTCAATACAAAATAGCTACTTGTCACTTTAAACTAAAGCAACTCGGTAAAGCCGAAAATCACGCTCAAAGTGCGTTGAAATTTGATGAAAACAATAAATATCATTATGAGTTGCTGGCAGAAATATACAAAGCCCAGTTTAAGTACAAGGCGGCTACTAAAGTATATAAAAAGCTGATGAACAATATAAAAGGGGCAGCGTCTTACAACTATCATTTGGCAGAGTTGCACCTTTTACAAAAAGATTATGATGAGGCCATTGAAGCGTATGAAACGCTCGAAAAATCTTTTGGGCTATCAGAGGATGTGATCTATGCCAAACAAAAGATATATCTCCAGCAAGGCAAATTTAACAAAGCCATAGAAGAGGGAAAAAAACTGGTAAGCTTTGCGCCAGAAGAAACCCGCTATGTAGTAGCACTTGCCGAGCTGTTGGTGACTAACAACAAACTGAATGAAGCACTTCCATTGTTGGAAGAAATAGAAAAACAGAAAAAAGACACTGACCCAAGAGTGTATTTGTTGCTTGCCAGTATTTATAAAAGCAAAGGAGAAGAAGCAAAAGCCATTAACCAACTCAAAAGAGCATTTGCCGACCCTGAAATCAATGGCGATGAAAAAGTGAAATTGTTGGTTCAGTATGCACAACAAGGGGATAAGATAAAAGTGTCAAACGAGTTGGTGTTGTTGGCAAAAACTGTAGTAGAAATGCACCCCGAACAAGCGCAGGCAAACACCATATATGCTGATATGTTGGCAGTACAGGGAAAGAAGAAAGAAGCATTAAAGTATTATATCAAAGCTGCTCGCAAAGATAATTCTGTGTTGCAGGTGTGGACCCAAGTACTAGTGCTTGAGTCTGACCTGAACATGATGGATAGTTTGGTTGTACACTCAGAAGAAGCCCTGGAAACTTTCCCAAACTATGCCTTGTTTTGGCTATACAATGGTACTGCATTATTAAGCACTAATCAGTTTGAAGAGGCCTCCGGAGCACTGGAAGAGGGGAAAAGACTAAGCTTTAATAACAAAGATTTATTAAATGAATTTAATGCTCGTTTAGGAGATGCCTATAATGGGCTTAAACAATATGAAAAATCTTTTGGTTATTATGAAGAGGTGCTGAAGCAAAATGCTAATCACGCTTATACACTAAACAACTATAGTTATTTCCTGGCGTTAAGAAAACAAAACCTTGATAAGGCTAAAAAAATGGCAGCAAGACTGGTAAAAAACAACCCCAATGATGCCACCTATTTAGATACTTATGGATGGGTGTTATATGTAGCTAAAGACTATAAAAACGCGCAAAAGTATTTAGAGAAATCACTAGAAAAATCACCAGAAGGGACCACTTATGAGCATTATGGCGATGTTTTGTTCAAGTTGGGCAACACTGCTAAGGCTATCGAACAGTGGCAGAAAGCAAAAGAGTTGGGAGGCACATCACAGTTTATAGATAAGAAGATCGCCGATAAAAAACTATATGAGTAA
- a CDS encoding dUTP diphosphatase has protein sequence MSLANNFFSDIDTEGKAYCLGWIAANGIVDQHQVELRVAYQQVRMLEVLRSIIDKELPIGEIEDANTGRQAYLKLESDKIAQSVCQWLQVSVEDQYLTTAKLPAIEHKFLQWSFIRGVFDAYGNINLDTIEFTLTTRSENLLYDIKAFCKIPAEVTNTGELFTLNLQRNNALDFLGNLYDHASYGLEANQEIYARLCALVPGFTAKISEKYPFKWVKALADAVPPFKERVSDSGYDLTLVKKVKEVGDVTFFDTGIKVQPGYGWYFDLVPRSSISKTGYMLANSVGVIDRTYTGNVLVPLRKVDVKMPDLDLPARIVQIIPRPIVHVQWQQVEDFDETARGEGGFGSTNT, from the coding sequence ATGAGTTTAGCTAACAACTTTTTTAGCGATATAGATACTGAAGGGAAAGCGTATTGTTTGGGGTGGATCGCTGCGAATGGAATAGTTGATCAACACCAGGTAGAGTTAAGAGTAGCTTATCAGCAAGTACGTATGCTGGAAGTGTTGCGTAGTATTATAGACAAGGAGTTGCCCATAGGCGAAATAGAAGATGCTAACACGGGTCGCCAGGCATATCTTAAACTTGAGTCAGACAAAATAGCACAGAGCGTTTGCCAGTGGCTACAAGTATCAGTTGAAGATCAGTACCTGACCACAGCTAAATTACCTGCTATCGAACATAAGTTCTTGCAGTGGAGTTTTATTCGTGGGGTGTTTGATGCTTACGGCAATATTAACCTGGATACTATAGAGTTTACACTTACTACTCGTTCTGAAAATCTGCTATATGACATCAAAGCTTTTTGTAAAATACCCGCCGAAGTAACCAATACAGGAGAACTATTTACGCTTAATTTGCAAAGAAACAATGCCCTCGATTTTTTAGGCAACCTATATGACCATGCCTCTTATGGGCTGGAAGCCAACCAGGAAATATATGCCAGGCTTTGTGCTTTGGTGCCTGGGTTTACTGCTAAAATAAGTGAAAAATATCCCTTTAAGTGGGTAAAAGCACTTGCTGACGCGGTACCTCCGTTCAAAGAGCGGGTTTCGGATAGTGGATATGACCTTACGTTGGTAAAAAAGGTAAAAGAGGTAGGGGATGTTACGTTTTTTGATACTGGTATCAAAGTACAACCTGGCTATGGTTGGTATTTTGACTTGGTGCCCCGTAGTTCTATTTCTAAAACTGGCTACATGCTGGCAAACAGTGTAGGTGTGATTGACCGAACTTATACTGGGAATGTCCTTGTACCTTTACGAAAAGTAGATGTTAAAATGCCTGATTTAGACTTACCTGCCCGTATAGTGCAAATTATTCCCCGACCTATTGTACATGTACAGTGGCAACAGGTAGAAGATTTTGACGAAACCGCCAGAGGTGAAGGTGGCTTTGGGAGTACCAACACGTAA
- a CDS encoding DUF4292 domain-containing protein, protein MYITKKNYSLGFIALFSCILFSCKSNKTALTTRHKNTPIDSVLAKETKFTYLKSKFKLHFHDAERDVKAKVRLRLKKDSLIWVSVSKTGFEGLRGMITRDSIYVLDRMKKVYQVSDFTTLSKNFNFDINFDLLQSMILGNMPFRGATKSKIVQNEKYWLIKQKRKHIDIENYVNNRNRKLEQVLLTDIITNNSLRMVYEDYAAYNDKVFPGKSSITVKYKSKQKKQNLITSVSIKYLKVEFTDEEVKFPFRVSKKYKRE, encoded by the coding sequence ATGTATATCACTAAAAAAAACTATTCATTAGGGTTTATTGCGTTATTTAGTTGTATATTATTTTCATGCAAAAGCAATAAAACAGCTTTAACCACCCGCCATAAAAACACGCCTATAGACAGTGTTTTAGCAAAAGAAACCAAGTTTACTTACCTCAAATCTAAGTTTAAATTACACTTTCATGATGCCGAACGTGACGTAAAAGCTAAAGTTCGTTTGCGTTTGAAAAAAGACAGCTTAATATGGGTGTCTGTGAGTAAAACAGGTTTTGAAGGACTCAGAGGAATGATTACCCGTGACTCTATTTATGTATTGGATAGAATGAAAAAGGTTTACCAGGTGTCAGATTTTACGACATTGAGCAAAAACTTTAACTTTGATATAAACTTCGACCTTTTACAATCCATGATATTAGGTAATATGCCTTTCAGAGGAGCCACTAAAAGTAAGATAGTACAAAATGAGAAGTATTGGTTGATTAAGCAAAAAAGAAAGCATATAGACATAGAAAACTATGTCAATAACAGAAACCGTAAACTCGAACAAGTCTTATTAACTGACATCATTACCAACAATTCGTTGCGAATGGTATATGAAGATTATGCCGCTTATAATGACAAGGTTTTTCCAGGAAAGAGCTCGATCACTGTAAAATACAAGTCAAAACAAAAAAAGCAGAACCTGATTACCTCAGTATCTATAAAATACCTAAAAGTAGAATTCACCGATGAAGAAGTAAAGTTTCCTTTTAGAGTATCTAAAAAATATAAAAGAGAATAA
- a CDS encoding sugar phosphate nucleotidyltransferase, which produces MKIIIPMAGRGTRLRPHTLTVPKPLIPIAGKPIVHRLVEDIVKVCGQKVTEIAFIIGADFGEAVEKQLLQIADSVGAKGAICYQTEKLGTAHALLCAKDYFNGNVVVAFADTLFKADFTLDSNAEAIIWTQKVEDPSAFGVVKIDGNGYITDFVEKPKTFVSDLAIIGIYYFKDGAVLRDEMQYLIDNDIKDRGEYQITDALENMKSKGVKFQPGQVSEWLDCGNKDATVHTNQRYLEYIQDQQLVDESAKIVNSVIIPPVYIGQNVEIHNSVLGPHVSIGGNSKVLNTVIKNSIVQDASEIVDANMANSMIGSHVSYKGKAADASIGDYNQLKE; this is translated from the coding sequence ATGAAAATTATTATTCCAATGGCTGGCCGTGGCACTCGCTTGCGCCCTCATACCCTTACAGTACCCAAACCTTTGATCCCTATCGCAGGAAAACCCATTGTTCACCGTCTGGTGGAAGACATAGTAAAGGTTTGTGGGCAAAAAGTAACCGAAATCGCCTTTATTATTGGAGCTGATTTTGGCGAGGCAGTAGAAAAACAATTGCTGCAAATAGCTGACTCAGTAGGTGCTAAAGGAGCCATTTGTTACCAAACCGAAAAACTGGGGACAGCACACGCTTTATTGTGCGCCAAAGACTATTTTAATGGCAATGTTGTAGTAGCTTTTGCTGATACATTATTTAAAGCAGACTTTACGCTTGATAGCAACGCTGAAGCCATTATATGGACACAAAAGGTAGAAGACCCATCAGCATTTGGAGTGGTAAAAATAGATGGAAATGGTTATATTACCGACTTTGTAGAAAAACCAAAAACCTTTGTTTCTGATCTGGCAATCATTGGTATTTATTATTTCAAAGATGGAGCTGTTCTTAGAGACGAAATGCAATATTTGATCGATAATGACATCAAAGACCGGGGAGAGTATCAAATTACTGATGCGCTGGAAAACATGAAGTCGAAAGGAGTGAAGTTTCAGCCTGGACAAGTAAGTGAATGGCTCGATTGTGGAAACAAAGATGCTACAGTGCATACCAACCAACGTTACCTGGAGTATATCCAAGACCAACAACTGGTAGATGAGTCGGCCAAAATTGTCAATTCTGTGATCATTCCTCCCGTATATATAGGACAAAATGTTGAAATTCATAACAGTGTACTTGGCCCACACGTTTCTATAGGTGGCAACTCTAAAGTGTTAAATACTGTTATTAAGAACTCTATTGTTCAGGATGCTTCTGAAATTGTAGATGCCAACATGGCCAATTCAATGATTGGCAGTCATGTATCTTATAAAGGTAAAGCAGCCGATGCGAGTATTGGCGACTATAATCAATTAAAAGAATAA
- a CDS encoding murein hydrolase activator EnvC family protein: protein MALRHFFRKKAYLLFLGVAAALVLLFTNHWQGYSQKGKRRKTQLVRQKKQKLKYLKNKISSLKSVSSEKSNHIGQLKIIREQIKAQESLVSELKAEIKLTEVDISKLEEKIKVSEKKLNGLKFAYARMLHVYAKANYNYNHLSLLFSSRNINQLYGRIQYLKQYTKVRKKQANKIRALKISMLNQRNVLKQTVSQKQTLLANKLSEGDTLRSLEKKEKAFIKKLVTKEKKLRRDIRYSRRSVSKLNRLITHVVRGRSRSSTGTRRKGRVGTGRKSAPTVKLSASGKKNAQNFSRQKGRLKYPVSGVIVRGFGTHKHPVFKDVKIESRGVDIQAKKGALVRTVYQGKVSTVATIPGMVGKVVMIQHGNYFTVYAKMKNVRVRPGNVVKTGQVIGKVFTSKGGVSQLQFQIWQNSKLLNPIHWLRR from the coding sequence ATGGCTTTGAGACACTTTTTCCGTAAAAAGGCATACCTGCTATTCCTGGGAGTAGCAGCTGCATTGGTTTTGTTATTTACTAACCATTGGCAAGGCTATAGTCAAAAAGGCAAGCGCCGAAAAACGCAATTAGTCAGGCAAAAAAAGCAAAAATTAAAATACCTGAAAAATAAAATATCGAGCTTAAAAAGTGTCAGTTCAGAGAAGAGTAACCACATAGGACAGCTCAAAATTATAAGAGAACAGATAAAAGCACAAGAGAGCTTGGTAAGTGAACTTAAGGCCGAAATAAAGCTAACAGAGGTTGATATCTCAAAACTGGAGGAGAAAATTAAAGTCTCAGAAAAAAAGCTAAATGGTTTAAAGTTCGCTTATGCACGTATGCTGCATGTATACGCCAAAGCTAACTATAATTATAACCACCTCAGCCTGTTGTTTTCCTCTCGCAATATCAATCAACTATATGGGCGTATTCAGTATTTAAAACAATACACTAAGGTGCGTAAAAAACAAGCGAATAAAATTCGTGCGCTCAAAATCAGTATGTTGAATCAGCGAAATGTTTTGAAGCAAACTGTGTCACAAAAACAAACATTGTTGGCAAATAAACTCTCAGAAGGAGATACGCTACGAAGCCTTGAAAAAAAAGAAAAGGCGTTTATCAAAAAATTAGTTACCAAAGAAAAAAAATTACGTCGCGATATTCGTTATAGCCGTCGTAGTGTGAGTAAATTAAATCGCTTAATTACCCATGTAGTGAGAGGTAGAAGTAGATCAAGCACAGGTACTCGGCGCAAAGGCAGAGTGGGTACTGGTCGTAAGAGTGCCCCTACAGTAAAGTTGAGTGCTTCGGGTAAAAAAAATGCCCAAAATTTTTCCCGACAAAAAGGACGTTTAAAATACCCCGTATCAGGAGTGATAGTACGTGGATTTGGTACGCATAAACACCCTGTGTTTAAAGATGTAAAAATAGAAAGCCGAGGTGTAGACATTCAGGCCAAAAAGGGAGCATTGGTGAGGACTGTATACCAAGGTAAAGTATCTACAGTAGCTACTATTCCAGGAATGGTGGGCAAAGTAGTAATGATTCAACATGGTAACTACTTTACTGTATATGCTAAAATGAAAAATGTAAGGGTAAGACCTGGAAACGTGGTAAAAACCGGGCAGGTCATAGGAAAAGTATTTACCAGTAAAGGAGGTGTATCTCAGCTACAGTTCCAAATATGGCAAAACAGCAAATTGCTTAACCCAATACATTGGTTGAGAAGGTAG